CGATTGATCAAATGAAACAATGGCTGCGGGAAAACGCATCCGACTGGTACGACGAAAACCGTGAATATTCCAGCCTAATCGAAAGAAATTACCCCCTTCCAACAAATCGAAGGAAATTTATTGAAAGAGAGGTAGCTGAAAAGACTCCATCTATTGGCTACGCGTATTTAGTTAGGATAACTGAAGCCGGCCAATTAAAGACCATTTTTACAACTAATTTCGACGATTTATTAAATGAGGCTTTCTATCAATTTTCATCTGAGAGGGCCCTCGTTTGTGCGCATGATTCCTCTGTTCATACAATCAGCATAACGTCTCGACGCACAAAAATTATTAAATTGCACGGAGACTATTTGTTTGATGGGTTAAAAAACACCTCCGATGAAACTAAAAATTTGGAGGAAAACATGAAAGAAAAGCTCAAAGAATTTCTAAAAGAATATGGGCTTATTATTGCGGGATATTCTGGATCGGATAAATCAATAACACGGACCATCGAGGAAATGTCCCATAGCCCGCTCTTCCTAAAAAACGGCCTATTTTGGTGTTTTAGAGACGAGGATGAAATAACTCAAGAAGCGTTTTCAATTCTCGAAAGACCAAATTCATTTTATGTTTTGACTCCCGGATTTGATGAACTAATGGCAGATCTGTATACGATGCTTTCTACCGACGCGACTCCTTTCAATGCGAAATTAGCATCCGATAGGGCAGCGCACATAATCGAAACTTATCTTCAAAACAGTCAGCTAAAAATAACGACGTCTCGAACAATAAAGAAGCATCTCGAAATTCTAGA
This region of Verrucomicrobiia bacterium genomic DNA includes:
- a CDS encoding SIR2 family protein, whose amino-acid sequence is MKAIELEKRLGKKKHKTVSELKQIISTRADQNPNFCLFLGAGASRNSGIRTAGEMVEEWRKIIYEDLKGDSSEHPIDQMKQWLRENASDWYDENREYSSLIERNYPLPTNRRKFIEREVAEKTPSIGYAYLVRITEAGQLKTIFTTNFDDLLNEAFYQFSSERALVCAHDSSVHTISITSRRTKIIKLHGDYLFDGLKNTSDETKNLEENMKEKLKEFLKEYGLIIAGYSGSDKSITRTIEEMSHSPLFLKNGLFWCFRDEDEITQEAFSILERPNSFYVLTPGFDELMADLYTMLSTDATPFNAKLASDRAAHIIETYLQNSQLKITTSRTIKKHLEILEADKNASLLSDLMKALNTEKIASAGLTDKNLLVYLEIERALKDRNPELALSKLSEELAKTDDKKFKEILLHRRFLCSARLNKFREAKDAIKQILDLEPENVYVSLSECSLMEDRKDNWVDYKHAEPM